The genomic interval GCGAAATTGGCGCCGCGCTTGGCGTCCTTTACCGCTTTGGTACGCTTGATTTGAGCCCATTTAGAATGTCCAGCCATAGTAAAAATGTATCACGAAGGCCAAGGCATGCTCAACTCATCAAGGCCTTTTGATTGTTTTAAAAAAATAGTGAAAGATCAAATGTTCCAAATTGTAAATTTATTGGTATTCTAGAGTTAAGAAGTGATGTGAGCGTTAGATGACCTACAAATCCCAAACCATTTCGGCGATCGTGATCACCGAAAACAATGCCGCTACTCTGGAACGCTGCCTGTCTTCCCTGCACTGGGTGGATGAACTGGTGGTGTTTGATCGGGGGAGTACGGACGCTACCTTGAGCATTGCCCGGGGCTTTACCGACAAGGTGCTGTTTCATCCCTCCCGCAATTTAAACGTGGTGCGCCGGGATGCCTTGTCCATGGGCAAATGTGATTGGTTGCTGCTGGTGGAACCCGATGAGTGGGTGGAAGAGATGCTGCGGCACGAGATTGACGGGGTTATGCTGAACACGCCCTCGCACCTGAATGGCTTTACCATTCCCCGGCAGCTCCGGTTTCAAAACCAGTGGCTGACTGTCCCTCTGGGGGATGAGCCCAAGCGGGTGCTGCGGCTGGTACGCAAACAGCAATGGCTGATTCGGGATAACTGGGAGTGCAGTCTGGCCGTGAATGGCGATGTGGGGAAGCTGGATCGCCCTTTGGGGTACGAGCCGTTTACCACCGTGGAAAGCCTGTTCGGCACCATTAACAAGCTCTCGACCTTGGCCGCCTATCAATATCTGGAAGCGCACGGCACGGCCAACGGGGCCCAAAAGCCCGCCAATTTAATTTTTAAAACCAAGCTGGCCGCCTGGAAGCAGTTTTTCTTGCTGGGCGGTTTGTTTAAGGGCATTACCGGGCAAACCATGGCCATGGCCAACACCTTGCAGGTTTTTCTGAAGTACGCCAAGGTGCGCGCGCTTACGGTTCGCTCCTGAGTTGACGGAAGGCCTTGCCATGCCCACTAATCACTATCGGTGTTCCCAGTGTCAGCAGGTGTTTACACGCACGCACGGCATGCTGGAAAGCCTGACCCTGATCTGTGAGGCCTGTGGGCATTTTTGTACCAAGGTGGTTTTATCTGCCCCAATGGTTATGGATGGCAGGGCGACAGAGTCGATCACTGGGGCAGCGGCTCATCCGGTGACGGAGGGGCATCACTGTGGGAGTGGGTGCGTTCTGCATCGTCGCTATTCTCAGGGGCCTGTCGAGGGGTCTGAAGAATAGAAGCCCAAATAATTAAAGCCCGGTGGCTGTGTTGATGAGGCCGGGGTAGTGTTTCACCTTTTTGTAAGGTTGCGCTTCCACCACCCAATCCTGATCCAGCTGGCGGGTTTGAATGATTTCTAACTGCGGGGCATCGGGTAAATCCAGCTGGAACGTTGGGCCAAATGCGGCTTTGGCCATTTGATCCTTTAAAACTTTGGGGGCGTAGAACAGGTAAAACTTGTTCACCAGATTTTCCGCCAGCAGGGAGGAGGCCAGTCGTCCACCGGCTTCCACAAACAGGCTGTTGATTTCCAGTTCGCCCAGTTGAGGCATCAGGGCTTTCAGGTTTAAGCCGGTGCCGGCTTCATCCAGCTCAATAATTTTGATTCCTTGTGCTTTGGCTTTTTGGGCGTTGGCGGCATTGTGGCTGGTCTTGGAAGTCACCACCCAGGTGGGGGCTTCCCCTTTGAAGATGCGGTATTTATCTGGGTTGAGCCGGAATTGGCGATCCAGAATAATTTTGATGGGTTGCTTTTTAATATTCGGAATATCCCGCACAGTTAGCTGGGGGTTATCGGCAATCACCGTTTCCGCGGTGGTTAAAATGGCATCGTAATGCTGGCGCAAATGGTGAACGTACTGCCGGGAAAAGGCACCGGTCAGCCATTGGCTTTCCCCGTGGCGGTTGGCGATTTTGCCGTCCAGACTAAGCCCGAGTTTTAGCGTGACAAACGGGGTTTTATGCACAATGGCGTGAAAAAAGAATTCGTTCAGCCGTCTGCATTCGGCCTCTAAAAAACCGTAGCGCACCGAAATGCGGGCGTTTTGCAGCATGTCCCGCCCGGCGCCAGCCACCAGTGGATTGGGATCTAACGTGCCGCACACCACCCGCTGAATGCCGGACTCAATAATTTTTTGGGTGCAGGGGGGCGTTCTGCCGTAGTGGTTGCAGGGTTCTAAATTAACGTATAGCGTGCCGCCTTTGGCTTTGTCTCCCGCTTGCTCCAGGGCGATGACTTCAGCATGGGCTTCTCCGGCCCGTTGGTGATAGCCTTCTCCCACCTTGCGTCCGGCGGAATCCAGCACAATGGCCCCTACCAAAGGGTTGGGGCTGACCGTGCAGGCTCCTAATTCAGCCAATGCCAGGCAGCGGGCAATATAGGCCTCATCAATATTTTGATACAGTAAAGGAGCGTGTACAGGCATAAGCGTTATTATAGCGTATGCTTTGTCCTGATGGGTATTGGGGCCAATTGAAAATCAGGAAATCCCGGAAGCTCATCGGCCACAGGCCGTCATCCATTACCACGGCCCGGGGCAATTTTGATTGCAGCTTGTTGTTCAGTATCGTATTCTCGAAAATTCTCTGGAATTTGTCTCGTCCATCATTAAAATGCAGGATGTCCATGCCAATTCCCGATTTTCAACTGTTATCCCGGGCTTGGGCCAGATCGGCATACAAGCCGGACCGAAAAGCAGCCCTGCCGCCCAAGAATGCGGATGCCTCCCCATCGGCCAGTGTGGATCTCTCAACCCATTTCTCAGGGGACACCGTGCGCTTTCGGGGAAGCGGGTCAGAGGGAGAAGCGACCGTCTCAAGGCAGGTGGTTCAGGAATTGAAAATTCCCTACGCCTTTAAAGTCTACCGGCGGGAAAAAGATCCTGTGCGGGGCAAAATTTCCAACTACCTGCCCCGTACCATTCAACCGGAGAATCTGGCAAGCCATTTGCGGGGCGCCAAATTAATCGCCCTGGGCGATCTGCACGGGTCCTATCAAAAACTGGTCGAAACCTTACTGGCCACTGGGTTGGCCACCATGCCCCCGGATAGCGTAGCATCTTTCCGGGAAATTTCCGATGCGTTTGCCCAGGATATTTTGACGGAGCCCAGGTATCCAACGGATGCCAATCCTTTCCGGCGATACGCCATTTCTCGTATTAACCGGAATTCTCTGGCACGCTCTGAACGACTCTTGCAAATGGCCGCTTTCTCTCAGGAGGCTATTGATGACATCACTCAGCGGCAGCAACGGTATCAAGGGTACTATCAGCAGCTCAGGTCGCTCATTCAACAGCTTCGCTGGACGGGAACGGAAGGACAGCAGTTACTGCTGATCGGCGATGTTTTGTCGGATCGGGGCGCTTTGGACTTTTTAACCCTGGATGTGATGGATCAAATCACCAGAGACCATCCCCATCGGCTCATTGGGCTGGCCTCCAACCATGATCACGCCGGGATGCAAACCCTGATTTATGGTATGTTTCCGGTGGGTTGGAGGTTGGCGGCTTCGTTGGGTCGTTCGGTCCTAATGGCCACGGATGAGGATTCTCGGGTTCGTCTGTCGCTGCACCCTGAGGGGGAAGCGGTCCGAGTGGCCTTGCGCACTGAAGAGGCTCCGGGCTCCCTCTCCGACTTACGGCAGCGTTACCGCCGGTATGTGCAAGGATCGCAGCTGGTTCACTATGGGCCTGAATACCAGACCCTGTTTACCCATGCCCCTGTTACCACTACCGAAATTTCACAGTTAAACGATATTTTGTCCCAGCGTTATCTGGATTGTGCCCCTACCCCTCAGTTCGACAGCAAATCCGGACGCGCCTGCTTGAGCGATGTGAGTTTTTGGCAGACCTGGGCCAATCGGTTTTGGCAAACTTACGCCGGTAAGGCCTTCGCGGAAAATTCCTTAAAAACCCCGGTGGAAGAAATGCTGGAGGGTCTGGAGCCGGGACAGGGGTTTTTATGGCGGCGTGATCCGCTGAAAAAGAAGGACAGCGTGCCTTTTTTCAACAATGGGGTCCAGGCATTGGTACACGGTCATGATCGGGGCTCGCTGGATTCCCCTTTTTCGGTGCATCGTCAATTATCACCGTTTCCTTGGAAGGTTCCCTACACGGTCATTAATCTGGATCAGGATACTCGTAAGACCTTTCACGCCGTGACCAGTCATCAGCCATGCAGCCTGTACGTGGAATTTTAGGCTGCCTTTATCTCTAATGGCTGTCGTTTTGGGGCTCTTGCTTCTTTGCCTGTGGAGAAGAAAAAGAAAAGGTGCCTTTTTGAGGGGCACCGTGTGGTTCATCAGGGAAAGAAAGAGAGAGATGTGGATTTATGTTTTAGGTATCGAAGGTTGCGGTCGATACTTGATACTCCGGATGGAGGATTTTGGGGGTGTGTTACGAACGGGTTAAATCGGTAGCAAGAAATATGGATATACTGTTTTTATGCAACTGAAGAGCTTGAAATAAGTTGCATCAGATAAGTCACCGGGTTTGTGGGTCTGAAATCGCCTGCCTGATGAAGATCGGTTGAGGCAACGCCTTTTACTCAGAAGGCATTTGGGTTTTATATCATTGGAAAGGGCTATGAGGAGAATGATTGTTAAGTCTATGACGGGTCCTGTCCGGGCTGTATGCCTATTGACGGACGGTTGGTATTGATTGAAAAGGGGAAAAGGGAAATGGACAGTGAAAGTAAGCGAAGGCTTCCTCAGTCGGAGGTTTCTGAACATTGGCTGTGGGAATTATTGCTGCCGGGCGTGTTTAGTCTGGTGCTGATTGCCTGCCTGACCCAACTGGTGTGCTACGCCTGGCAGGCCCGGACTCAGCCGGTCCAGAACTTTCAGTACGCGATTTCCGCCTTTGCCCTGTAAGACGGGGAAACGGTCTGGCCGCGCTTTGAGTACCGATAATTTGTGGGCCGGAACACAATCCTGGCGGTTTGGCCTATAATGAATGGACACACCTGTAGGGGCACACCATACCGGGTACTGTTGAATGACGCATGTATGTTATTCCTTGCAAGAGGCGGCTGATAAGCTGAAACTGACCGAAACGGTTCTGGTTCGCTTGTCGCAGTTTTTTAAGATGCCCCGGGCCGCCTATGAAGCGTCGGGTTATTTGTCGTTTAAAGGGGATCTGGCCTTTACCGAGCCCGATCTTCAGTTTTTCCTGCGGGTGAAAGAGCGCTTGCTGATGGGTGATACCCTGGAGATGGTCAAGCGCCACCTGAGCAGTCTGGAGGCGCTGGGGCCATCGATGACGTCTGCCATGCAGGGCGACGCAGAGGGCGTTACCCCCAACGGTGGGGATAGTCTGTCAGCGTCGGCCAGTGCCGGATCTTCTTCCGTGCCTCAGCCCCCCATGCGTGAAATTCAGGATCGCCAACCGTATGAGAAAGCGGCGGAAGACAGCTTTGAGCGGTATAAAAGCGTGCATCGCACCGGTTTGGGCCGAGTGTTCGAGAGTATGCTGAAAGAAGTGGGCGCCACGGCTCTCGATCACCCGGACTTGCCCGAGCGTGTCAGCCCACCGGCCCCCAAAGCGCATGCTGGCACGGGCGCTGAACCCAAAAACAAGGCCGGACGATTTTCTCCTTTTTTGCCGTTGGCGCCGGAAAAATCGTCCGCGGAACCGTCTGAACCGGCTACCGGCAAAGCGCCGGTGAACAAAATGGCAACGCCTCCCCCGCGTGCCTCTCAGGATAGTGCCTCCCTGGACGCTTCCTGGGAGCAGTTGCTGCAGCAGGCCGTACAGCATCCCCGAGTGTTGAACAGCCACCTGAAAAGCGCGGCGGCTTTATTGCGGGAGCGGGCCACCCGGCAGGACGCTCAGGCTTTCAGAAAAAACAGTTAGCGGATTTTTTTAACTGGCTTGTTCAACGATCACCAGGCGGGTTTTGCATCCGTGTTTTTCCGTTAGTGTCTTGCGGTAGCCCTATCATTTATGGCGTGGAAAGGCCATGGCGGGGAACGGATGATTATTTAAGCTTTGGTGTGAGTGCAGCCCCACCCCAAATTATTGTGTAATCGCTGTGGCAACTTTTTTCCTTGACCGGGTTTTACGTGAGTGAGATTTTATAAAAACAGCTGGTAACCTTTGGCCAGCATACTGGCCAGTCAGGCCGCCAAGCCTGTTTCCCCAGGTGGGACTCCATTTACAACCGCACAACAGGGTGAATCGCAATGACTTTGACCGGACCCTCTCTTTATCCCTATCCCAACGCCCCCCGGTTCACTGCGCCTTTGCCCCAGCGGCC from Vampirovibrio chlorellavorus carries:
- a CDS encoding glycosyltransferase family 2 protein gives rise to the protein MTYKSQTISAIVITENNAATLERCLSSLHWVDELVVFDRGSTDATLSIARGFTDKVLFHPSRNLNVVRRDALSMGKCDWLLLVEPDEWVEEMLRHEIDGVMLNTPSHLNGFTIPRQLRFQNQWLTVPLGDEPKRVLRLVRKQQWLIRDNWECSLAVNGDVGKLDRPLGYEPFTTVESLFGTINKLSTLAAYQYLEAHGTANGAQKPANLIFKTKLAAWKQFFLLGGLFKGITGQTMAMANTLQVFLKYAKVRALTVRS
- the ribD gene encoding bifunctional diaminohydroxyphosphoribosylaminopyrimidine deaminase/5-amino-6-(5-phosphoribosylamino)uracil reductase RibD, with protein sequence MPVHAPLLYQNIDEAYIARCLALAELGACTVSPNPLVGAIVLDSAGRKVGEGYHQRAGEAHAEVIALEQAGDKAKGGTLYVNLEPCNHYGRTPPCTQKIIESGIQRVVCGTLDPNPLVAGAGRDMLQNARISVRYGFLEAECRRLNEFFFHAIVHKTPFVTLKLGLSLDGKIANRHGESQWLTGAFSRQYVHHLRQHYDAILTTAETVIADNPQLTVRDIPNIKKQPIKIILDRQFRLNPDKYRIFKGEAPTWVVTSKTSHNAANAQKAKAQGIKIIELDEAGTGLNLKALMPQLGELEINSLFVEAGGRLASSLLAENLVNKFYLFYAPKVLKDQMAKAAFGPTFQLDLPDAPQLEIIQTRQLDQDWVVEAQPYKKVKHYPGLINTATGL
- a CDS encoding FmdB family zinc ribbon protein, with product MPTNHYRCSQCQQVFTRTHGMLESLTLICEACGHFCTKVVLSAPMVMDGRATESITGAAAHPVTEGHHCGSGCVLHRRYSQGPVEGSEE